One stretch of Zingiber officinale cultivar Zhangliang chromosome 6B, Zo_v1.1, whole genome shotgun sequence DNA includes these proteins:
- the LOC121991819 gene encoding pentatricopeptide repeat-containing protein At1g08070, chloroplastic-like: MSIPLASSSLPSKPPPHLSLQKCATVHELKQVHAQMIRSGLAFDPLPASHFVSVCCTPEFGCLEYARLVFRQIPNPSTFTFNSVARAYTNKNLPFQALLFYIESIERGLRPDRFTLPSLFKSCRFLNEGKQLHSHALKLGFSSDVYVQNTLMNMYSVCGCLRSACQVFDKMREKTIVSWATMIAAYTKSDRLFEAIDLYRRMELEPNEITLVNVLTACARARDIETGKQVHQYIEESGIGLDLVLSAALLDFYCKCGCVSLARKLFDEMPERNIFCWNIMIKGHVEDSDYKEALRLFREMQFIGIKADKVTMASMVLACSQLGALELGKWLHVYIAREKVEVDLVLGTALVDMYGRCGCVESAFKVFEDMPRRDVMTWTALIGGLAMCGHAERALRAFQEMQKSGVKPDAITFVGVLTACSHEGLVDEGWSYFNSMANGYNIQPSVEHYGCMVDMLGRAGQIERAEELIRGMPMAPDRFVLGGLLGACRIHGDVAVAERIARMLLELDQKEGGTYVLLSNIYRSLQKWDEANRVRKLMVERKVKKPPGCSLIEMDGEVHEFVMGDESHADSAEIYAMVEDMVGKLKEAGYVPNKSEVVLDMDEEEKESALCRHSEKLAMAFGLIRTRPGTPIRIMKNLRVCGDCHAAIKLVSKVYGREIVVRDRCRFHYFKDGCCSCKDYW; encoded by the coding sequence ATGTCGATTCCCTTagcttcttcctctctcccttcCAAGCCGCCGCCTCACCTCAGCTTACAGAAATGCGCCACCGTGCACGAGCTCAAGCAGGTGCACGCTCAAATGATCCGCTCCGGCCTCGCCTTCGACCCGCTCCCAGCCAGTCACTTCGTCTCCGTCTGCTGCACCCCAGAGTTTGGATGCCTCGAATACGCCAGGCTCGTCTTCCGGCAGATCCCCAATCCAAGCACTTTCACCTTCAACTCCGTCGCCCGAGCCTACACCAACAAGAACCTCCCTTTCCAGGCCCTCCTCTTCTACATCGAATCGATCGAACGAGGCCTCCGTCCGGATCGCTTCACGCTTCCCTCGCTCTTCAAGTCCTGCAGGTTCTTGAACGAAGGGAAGCAGCTGCATTCCCACGCGCTCAAGTTGGGCTTTTCTTCGGACGTCTATGTCCAGAACACGTTGATGAACATGTACTCTGTTTGTGGCTGCCTGCGCTCCGCTTGCCAGGTGTTTGACAAAATGCGCGAGAAGACCATTGTTTCCTGGGCCACTATGATTGCTGCTTATACCAAATCGGATCGCTTGTTTGAAGCAATAGATCTTTATCGCAGGATGGAGCTGGAGCCTAACGAGATCACTCTGGTGAATGTTCTCACGGCTTGTGCGAGAGCCAGGGACATAGAGACCGGGAAACAGGTTCATCAGTACATCGAAGAGAGTGGAATTGGACTTGATTTGGTCCTATCAGCTGCGCTGTTGGACTTTTACTGCAAATGCGGCTGTGTTTCGCTTGCGCGGAAGCTGTTCGATGAAATGCCCGAGAGGAATATATTTTGTTGGAACATAATGATTAAAGGGCACGTCGAGGATAGTGATTACAAGGAAGCATTGCGACTGTTCCGCGAGATGCAATTCATCGGCATCAAGGCAGATAAAGTGACCATGGCGAGCATGGTCCTGGCATGCTCCCAGCTGGGCGCTCTCGAGCTTGGCAAATGGTTGCACGTCTACATTGCCCGAGAGAAGGTCGAGGTGGACCTCGTGCTGGGGACTGCTCTAGTGGACATGTACGGGAGGTGCGGGTGCGTAGAAAGTGCATTCAAGGTGTTCGAGGATATGCCTCGCAGAGATGTCATGACGTGGACGGCCCTCATCGGAGGACTTGCAATGTGCGGGCACGCAGAGAGAGCGCTGCGGGCCTTCCAGGAGATGCAGAAGAGTGGAGTGAAGCCCGACGCGATCACCTTCGTCGGCGTCTTGACAGCCTGCAGCCACGAGGGCCTCGTCGACGAAGGTTGGTCGTACTTCAACTCGATGGCGAACGGCTACAATATCCAGCCCAGCGTCGAGCACTACGGCTGCATGGTCGATATGCTGGGTCGAGCGGGGCAGATTGAGAGAGCAGAGGAGCTGATAAGAGGCATGCCGATGGCTCCCGATCGCTTCGTGTTGGGAGGCCTGTTAGGCGCTTGTAGAATTCACGGTGACGTCGCTGTCGCCGAAAGAATTGCGCGGATGCTATTGGAGCTCGACCAGAAGGAAGGAGGAACATACGTGCTTCTGTCCAACATATACCGGTCCCTTCAGAAATGGGACGAAGCTAACAGAGTGAGAAAGCTGATGGTGGAGAGGAAGGTGAAGAAGCCACCAGGGTGCAGTCTGATAGAGATGGATGGGGAGGTCCACGAGTTCGTCATGGGGGACGAGTCGCACGCCGACTCTGCTGAGATTTACGCCATGGTGGAAGACATGGTTGGGAAGCTGAAGGAAGCAGGGTACGTGCCGAACAAGTCGGAGGTGGTGCTGGACATggacgaggaggagaaggagagcgcGTTGTGCCGGCACAGCGAGAAGCTGGCCATGGCGTTCGGGCTCATCAGGACTAGGCCGGGGACGCCAATCCGGATCATGAAGAACCTTCGTGTTTGCGGTGATTGCCATGCAGCTATCAAGCTCGTCTCCAAGGTTTACGGGAGGGAGATCGTCGTGCGGGACAGGTGCAGGTTCCATTACTTTAAGGATGGATGTTGTTCTTGCAAGGATTATTGGTGA